In Diaphorobacter ruginosibacter, the genomic stretch GCGATAGAAGCCTGCGCCTGTCTTCTGGCCGAGGCGCCCCGATTCGCACAGGCGGTCGGCGATATGGCAATAGCGGATGTGCCTGGGCCGGGTCGGTGCGAGCCGCTTGCGTGCGGCCCAGCTGATGTCCAGGCCCGCCATGTCGCCCATGCGCAGCGGTCCCATCGCCAGGCCGAAACGCTCGAGTGCCTGGTCTACCTGCTGCGGGGTCGCGCCTTCCTCCAGAAGAAAGTGTGCCTCGCGCGTGTAGGGGCTGACCATGCGGTTGCCGACAAAGCCGTCGCACACGCCGACCACAGCGGGCACCTTGCCGATCTTTTTGGCGACATGCAGCACGGTGGCAAGCACGTCGGCTGCCGTGGCGCTGCCGCGTACGATCTCCAGCAGCTTCATCACGTTCGCGGGGCTGAAGAAATGCAGGCCCACCACGTCCTGGGGACGGGTGGTGACCGCTGCGATGTCGTTGATGTCGAGGCGCGAAGTGTTGGTTGCGAGAATCGCGCCCTGGCGCACGATCTGGTCGAGCTGCCGGAAAAGGCCGTGCTTGACCGCGATGTCCTCGAAGGCGGCCTCGATCACCAGGTCCATGTCGGCGAGCTGCCGCATGTCGGTCGTTCCGTGGATGCGGTCGATGCGCGCCTGCGCGACTTCCGCCGCAAGCCTGCCCTTGTTCACGGTGGCATCGTAGTTGCGCTGGATGGTGGAGAGACCCTTCTGGAGATTCGCATCGGCCACTTCGACGAGCGTCACCGGATAGCCTGCGTTGGCGAAGGCCATTGCAATACCCGTGCCCATGGTCCCGGCGCCGATCACCCCCACGCGCCGCACATCGCGCAGTGTGGCGTCCTGCGCATCGCGCGGCGGCTTGGCGGCTTCGCGCTCGGCGAAGAACAGATGGCGGATGGCCTTCGATTGGGTGCCGTTGACGAGCTCCATGAAGCGGGAGCGTTCGAACCTGAGGCCTTCCTCCAGCGTGCTGCGCGTGGATTCCTCCACGCAGGCGATGCACTGCAGCGGGGCGTCCATGCCACGCGCGGTCTTGCGGGCATGCTCGCGTGCCTTCCCGAACAGATCGGCCGCATCGGCGGGAACCCTTACCGGCAGCTTGCCGGTGGCCCGCAGCCCGGTGGTGTTGTCGAGCTTCGATGCGAATGCGACGGCGTTCCCGATCAGGTCGGTATCGAACAGGGCATCGAGCACACCGGCCTCCCGTGCATCCGGCGCCGGTATCGTGCGGCCGGTGACGATCCAGTCGAGAGCCTTTGGCACACCGATCAGCCGCGGCAGGCGCTGCGTTCCACCGCCGCCGGGCAGCAGGCCCAGCTTCACCTCGGGCAGCGCCACGCTGACATCGGACAGCGCCACGCGCCAGTGGCAGCCGAGCGCCAGCTCCAGGCCGCCGCCAAGCGCGGAACCGTGAATGGCGGCGACAACCGGCTTGGCGCAGTTCTCGATGCGCATGATGAGCTGCGGTGTGGTGGGTTCGGCCGTGCTCCTGGGCGTGTTGAATTCGCGAATGTCCGCGCCACCGGAAAACATGCGCCCGTCGCCGGTGAGCACGATGGCATCGATGTCCGCATCGGCCAGCGCCGCGTCCAGGCCCGCCGTCACATGCTGGCGCAGTGCGAAGGAGATTCCGTTGACGGGCGGGTTGGACCAGGTGATGACCGCCACGCGGCCGTGCCGCGTGAAGGGTGTGTGGCTGGAGGCTGCGTTGCTCATTGCAGCTCCACGAGGGCCTGTCCCTCGGTGACGTCGTCTCCCACCTCGACCAGGAATTTCGCGACCTTTCCGGACGCTTCTGCCTCCACTGGGATCTCCATCTTCATCGATTCCACGATGAGGAGCGTGTCGCCGGGAGCGACGGAGGACTGGGGCTCGGCGCACAGTGCAACGATGCGGCCGGAGAGGGGTGACTTGAGGGCGTTGGTCATGATGTCGTAGGGTTCGATGGAGATGAAAGGGTCAGGCACGGGCCGTGGCCTGTGCGGACTGAGGCGTCGGCATGGCCTGCGGCCGGGTGGCGGCAAGGCGCATGCCAAGCTGCGTATGCAGGCGCGCGGCCACGAATTCCTCATCTTCGAGAATTCGCAGCACGAAGGGAATATTGGTTTTCACGCCGCTCACATGGAATGTTTCCAACGCGCTGCGCAGGCCCCGGATCGCGTCGGCACGGTCAGCGCCATGGGAGATGACCTTGGCGATCATCGGGTCGTAGAACGAGGAGACGCGCGCGCCTTCGCAGTAGCCCGTCTCCACGCGGATTCCCGGCGCCTCGGGCGCCTGGAAGGCCGCAAGCGTTCCGGGCGATGGGAAGAAGCGCACGGGATCCTCGGCATAGATCCGTGCCTCGACCGCGTGGCCGCTGGCGGCGATCCGTGGGGGCAGGACCGAATCGATGTGCTCTCCCGACGCAAGGCGGATCTGCGCCGCAACGATGTCGATGCCCGTGACCTCTTCCGTCACCGCGTGCTCCACCTGCAGGCGGGTGTTCACCTCGAGGAACGTGAAGCCGGTGGACGGCGTGTAGAGCATCTCCACGGTGCCGATCACGTCATACCCCATGCCGCCGAGGATCGAGGCGAGCCGCTGTCCCATCTGCTCGACTTCCGCGCGGTCGATGCCGGGCGCGGGGGCCTCCTCCACGACCTTCTGGTTGCGGCGCTGCACCGAGCAGTCGCGCTCGTGCAGGCAACGCACATTGCCGTAGCGGTCGGCAAGAAACTGGAACTCCACATGGCGTGGCGATTCGATCAGTGTCTCGAAATAGAGCTGGGCGCTGCCGAAGGCCTTGGCCGCTGTGGATTGCGCCTGGCGCAGCGCATCGGCGACCTCGGCTCGGCCGCGCACCGGCAGCATGCCGATGCCGCCGCCGCCGTTGGCGGGCTTGAGCATCAGCGGGTATCCCATGGCGTCCGCCGTGGCGATGACCGCATCGATGTCGGCGGGCAGCAGGTCGCTGCTATGGGTCATGGGCATGCCGTGCTGCTGCATGAGCGCACGCGCGGCGGTCTTGTGGCCCAGCTCGCGAATCCAGCGCGGCGATGGACCGATGAAGCACAGGCCGGCGGCCTCCACCCGTTCGGCGAAATCCGCGTTCTCCGACAGAAAGCCGTAGCCGGGGTGGATGGCATCGGCGCCGCAGTCACGGGCGGCCTGCAGCACGGCGTCCTGGTCGAGATAGCTCTGTGTGGCCGGTCCCTCGCCGATGCAGATGGCGGCATCGGCGTCGCGCAGGTAGGGGAGTCCGGCGTCGGCCGTGGAGTGGATGGCCACGGCTTCAAGGCCGAGCCGGTGGGCAGCGCGGATCACGCGGGCGGCCACCGCGCCGCGGTTGGCGACAAGGATGCGGCGCAGCGGGCGCAGGGTGGCGGCGTGGGCAGGGGAGGCTGTGTTCATTCGCTGCGCACCTCAGGGACGATAGCCAAAGCGTGCCGGGCCCGCCTGGCGCAGCGGCGCAGCGATATGGGCGAACTCTACGAGTGCGGCGCGGGTCTCGGCCGGGTCGATGATGTCCTCGACCACGAAGGCTTCCGCGCTGCGGTAGGGCGAGGTGAGGCCGCGCACACGCTTCTCGATCCGGGCGCGTGTGGCTTCGGGGTCGGACGAGGCCTCGATCTCGGCCTTGTAGGCCACCTCGAGTCCGCCTTCGATGGGCAGGGATCCCCATTGCGCAGAGGGCCACGCATAGCGGAAGTTGAAGCGATCCGCGTTCTGGTGTCCGCCACCCGCAACACCGAAGGCCTTGCGGATGATGATGGTGCACCAGGGCACGGTGCTTTGCGCGATGGCCGTGAGTGCGCGCACGCCGGCCCGCATCACGCCTTCCTTTTCCGCGTCGAGGCCGATGCGGAATCCGGGCACGTCCACCAGGTTCACGACAGGCAGGTGGAACTGCTCGGCCAGATCCACCATGTGCATGTACTTCTCTGCGGTCTGGCGATCCCAGGCGCCGCCATAGTGGTAGGGATCGCTCGCGACGATGACGACCGGCCAGCCGTCGATGCGGGCCAGGCCTGCCGCGATGGCCTTGCCCCAGTGCCGGCCGATCTCCATGAACGAGCCGGCATCCACCAGCGTCTCCACGATGGTGCGGATCTTGTAGACCGAGCGGGTGTTCTCGGGAATCGCATTGCGCAGTGCCTGCTGGTTCTCGGCGGCATGGCGGCCGGCCTCGGCGCGCGGCGGCAACTCGAAGATCGAGGAAGGAAGGTAGGAGAGGAAGCGGCGCGCACGCGCGAACGCGTCGGCCTCGGACTCCGCCTCGTCATCGACCACGCCATTGCGCGTATGAATCTGACTGCCGCCGAGATCGTTCTTGTCGATGGTCTGGCCGGTGCGTGCCACCACGGGCGGCCCTGCAACGAAAAGCTGGGCCGTATCCTTGACCATCACGGAGTAGTGGCTGGCCGACACGCGCGCCGCACCGAGGCCTGCCACCGAGCCGAGTCCCAGCCCCACGACCGGCACGGTCGCCAGATTGCGGGCGATATAGGGCCATGACTTCAGCCTGGGCAGCAGCGTGTGGCCCTTGAGTTCGATGTTCTTGACCGAGCCTCCGCCTCCGGTGCCATCGACAAGCCGCACCAGCGGAATGCGCAGGTCATGTGCCATCTGCTCGGCCACGATCATCTTGTCGCCGACCGCGCCGTCATTGGCGCCCCCGCGCACGGTGAAGTCGTCTCCCATGACGACGGCCGGGCGACCCTCGATGCGCGCGCGGCCCATGATGAGGTTGGATGGGGTGAAGTCGGTCAGCTCGCCGCTTTCGTCATAGCTGCCCGTGCCGGCGAGGCCGCCGACTTCGCGGAACGAGCCGTCATCGACCAGCGCCGCGATGCGCTCGCGCACCGGCAACTTGCCCGCGTCGCGATGGCGCTTGAGCTTTTCCGCCCCGCCCATGCGCTGCGAAAGTTCGGTTCTGCGTGCGAGTTCGTCGATTTCTTTTTCCCAGGCCACCTTGTTGTGCTCCCATGTGTTGCATGCCCGTGGCGTGCGTTGCTTGTCTGCGTCGGTTTATGACATGCGGCCGGCCCCTGTGCGCGGGGCGCCGCTGTCCGGTTGGCGGATCGTCGGCTCACTCGCTCAGTGCGATGTTGGCCTTGCGGATGATGTCGGCGTACTGCCGGGTCTCGCTGTCGATCTGGGTCTCGAATTGCTGGGGAGCGAGCATGCGGATGTTGCCCTGCTGCGCGAGCTTGGCCTTGACCTCGGGATCCTGCGCGGCGGTGGCGATCAGGTCGGAGAGGGTCTTGACGATGGCTGGCGGCGTCTGTGCCGGGGCCAGGGCGCCCACCCAGAAGGAAATGTCGAAGCCGGGGTAGCCCGCCTCTGCGATCGTCGGAACGTCCGGCAGTTCGTGCCAGCGTTGCGCGGAGGTGACCGCCAGCGCCCGCAACTGGCCGGCCTTGATCTTGGGAACGGAGGAGGGATTGTCGAAGGTCGAATCGACCTCCTTGGCGAGCACGGCCACCTGCGCGGGTGCGGTGCCGCGATACGCCACGTGAGTCATCTTCACGCCCGCCATGCCGTTGAGCAGTTCATAGCTCAGTTGCGTGAGGTTGCCGACCCCGGCCGAACCATAGGAATACGCACCGGGCCTGGCCTTTGCGAGATCCAGCATGGCCTTGAGATTGGGCGCGGTGCCGACCGGGTCATTCTGTGGATTCACGGTGAGGATGAAGGGCACGGAGACCACGAGCGAGACGGGGGCGAAATCCCTCTTCACGTCGTACGACATCTTCTTGTAGAGCGATGGGTTGACGGTGATGGTGCTCGAGTTGCTGATCAGGATGGTGTAGCCGTCGGGCTGGGCGCGTGCCACTTCGGCTGCGGCCAGCATGCCGTTGGCGCCGGTCTTGTTGTCGACCACCACGGCCTGCCCTGTCTTGCTGGTGATGTGCTGCGCAATGATGCGCGCCACCGAGTCGATCGAATTGCCCGCGCTGAAACCCACCACGAATCGGATGGGCTTGCCCGGGTAACCCGGCGTCTGCGCCGAGGCCGTGCCCATGGCCGCGCATGCCGCGGCGGCGACGCTGGCAAGAATGAGGTGCTTGAACGGCTTCACTGCAATGGTCTCCTGTTCATGAATGGATGATTTCATTGTTGTTCTGTTTGACAGAACTTATGTTCTCTTTTTTAAAGTTTTGAATAGAAACGCGCCAAAGTCAACGAAAAAGAATTGGGTACAAACCCTTGCCGGCCATGACGAGGCACCGAGGCGCCGGGGCGGAGAGCGATGGCATGCGCGCGGCCAATGACCCTCGAGTCCGATTCGCGGGCGCAGCCGAGCACCCCCTGCCTTCCGTGCGCTGCACGAACGAAAAGGAGGAGGGGGACGAAAGCGCCGGGAGCGGCGTGTTCAGCGGATCGGGTCGACCAGGGCCCTATGCCCTATCCATGCGCTATGGCCGGGGCCAGGTCCCGCCCATGGCCTCCGTGGCGCGTTCGCAGGCGGTGAGCAGCAGGGCACTCATCCGATCCACGGCTGCGGGCGAGAAGCGCTCCAGCGGGCCTGAGAGCGACAGGGCGCCCAGCAGCATGTTGTTGGGCCCGAAGACCGGAGCCGCAACGGCGCCGCACAGCGGGTCACGCTCGCCGAAGGACGTAAAGACGAACTGGCTCTGGGGCGTGAAGCTCGGTGTATCGAAGGCATAGGCCTGCAGCACCTTGCCCGCCGCACCCCGCCGCAGCGGGAGGACGTCGCCCACCCGGACGCGGTCCAGGGTCGAGTGCCCCGAATCCTGGCGAAAGAGGCAGAGACGGCTGTCCGCTCCGTGGAGGATGTGGAACGACGGACTTTCCGTGCCGTGCTCGACCAGCCACTGGAGGATCGGCACCAGGTTCTCCCGCAGGCCGTTCGACGCGTCGAAGGCTCGTCCGAAAAGAAAGGCAAGAGAGCCCAGCGCATAGCGTCGGTCGGTGCGACGCGTCACCAGATTGGAGCGTTCGAGCGAGGTCAGCAGGCGCAGCAGCGTGCTTTTGTAGAAGCCCGTGGCTTGCGAAAGCTCCGACAGCGTCATGGGCGTCGCCGTGCGCGCGAGCACGCCGGCGATGACCAGGGCACGGTCCACGGCCGCCACCCCGCCGCCATCACCGAATGGGGGCTCGGACAGGTCGGTGATTTCGGCTTGGGACATGGTCGACAACAATCTTGGAAGAGCTACTGCAGGCAGGCGGATGCCTGCATTCGTCGCGTATCAGGAGCGATGTTCTGCAGGGCGGATCGATGTTATCGCAAGTTCACACCGCGCAGAGCCAAGCGGGGCTGCCGCACGGCTCCTATGCTGGCAGGGGGCTGCTTTCGAACAGCAGGCTGATGGCCGGGGCATATTTGTCCCCATGGCCCGCGTCGATGGCCTTCTGCAGCGTGTCGAGAAGGTTGCGCGCCCCGGTCGGGTCCACATTGACCTGCTCCCCAAGGGCCACGGCGTAGGAAATGTCCTTGCGGGCATAGCTGACCGGAAAGGCTTTCTCCGGGAACAGTTGCGGGGCAATGGCCTTCATTCCGTGGTTGCGCAGTGCGAAGCTGTCCGCGGACCCCGTCGAGAATGCCTGGAACAGCACGTCGGGCTGCACGCCCGCGCGACGCCCGATGGCGGCGGCCTCGGAGAGCGCCAGAACGGTTTCGTACAGGACCATGTTGTTCAGGATCTTCACGACCTGGCCGGCGCTGACATTGCCCGCGTGGGTGACGTCGGACGCAAAGGCTCGTATGAAGGGCTCGATCCGCTCGAAAACCTCCGGGCTGCCTCCCACGGGCACGGCCAGGGTACCCGCCTCGGCAGCGGCGCGCGTGCGCATGACGGGTGCGTCGGCAAAGTGGATGCCCTTTTCTTCCAGGTGCCGGGCCACCTCCAGCGTCACGTCGACGGAGGAAGTGCTCAGATCCACGATGGTCTTCCCTCGGGACAGGCGCCCGGCCAGGCCTCCGGGGGCCATGACCACCTGCTTCATGACCTCGCCCGAGGGCAGGGACAGGAACACGATGTCGGCCTGCGCCGTCAGTTCGTCCAGGCCGACCGCGCGCACGCCATGGGCGGCCAGCCGCTTTAGCGGCTCGGCGTTGGGGTCGGATGCGATCACGGGAGCCCCGCTCTTGGTGGCGATGTGCCGGCAGATGGGCTCGCCCATCACGCCGACGCCGATGAAACCTACGGTGGGTTGCGTCATATCACTGTCTTTCCTTGCTGTTGTTTTCGGTTGCCGGGTCAGAGCGGCAGGTTGGCGGGGTTCATGCTCCAGTAGATGCCCTTGCTCTGCTGGTACAGGCGCACGCCCGTCACGCCCTTTTCCCGCCCGATGCCGCTTTCCTTGAAGCCGCCGAACGGAGTGGCGATCGAGAGCTGCTTGTAGGTGTTGATCCACACCAGGCCGGCCTCCAGGGCCCGCGCGACGCGCCATGCACGCTGGTAGTTGGCCGTCCAGATACCGGAGGCGAGCCCGAATGCCGTGTCGTTGGCCTGGAAGACCAGGTCTTCCTCATCATCGAACGGCAGCACGCACAGGACGGGGCCGAAGATTTCCTCGCGCACCGCGGTGGCGTGGTTGTCGAGGCCCGTGATGACGGTCGGCCGGTAGAAGGCGCCGGAAGCCAGGCGTTCCTCGCCCGGGCGGACGCCTCCGGCCAGAATCTCGCCGCCTTCCCGGCGGGCACTCTCCACGATGGACTCGATGCGCTCCCGGTGCCTGAACCCGGCCACGGGGCCCATCTGCGCGCCCTGAGCATCAGGCAGGTCGACGCGCAGCGCGTTGGCGCGATCCACCAGCATCTGCAGCACCCGGTCGAGCACCTTGCGGTGCACGAACAATCGTGAGCCTGCCACGCAGGACTGGCCGCTGCCCTCGAAGATGCCATCCACGACTCCGTTGACGGCCGCGTCCAGGTTGGCGTCGTCGAAGATGATGTGCGGCGATTTGCCACCCAGCTCCAGGGCCACGGGGATCAGGCGCTGCGCGGCGACAGTGGCGATGTTCCGTCCGGTCTGCGTGCCGCCCGTGAAGGAGACCATGCGCACGCCGGCGTGGTGGATGATGGCATTCCCCGTGACCGCGCCGCTGCCGGGCAGCACGTTCAGGATGCCGGGGGGCAGGCCGGCTTCCAGTGCGATGCGGGCCACCGCCAGGCCCACGCTGGGCGTGACCTCGGAGGGCTTGAGCAGCACGGCATTGCCCGCGGCCAGTGCGGGAGCGATCTTCTGCGCCTCCATGGTCATGGGCGAGTTCCATGGCGTGATCGCCGCGACGATGCCGTAGGGCTCATAGGCCGTCATGGAGAGGTAGTCGCCGCGCGATGGCGGGATTTCCGATCCCAGCGTCTCGCAGACGGCAGCGTAGTAGCGGTAGGTCGAGGCGGCGCTCGCGACCTGCGCCTTGCATTCGCTCAGCACCTTACCGTTCTCGATCATCTGCAGCCGCGCCAGTTCGTCAGAGTGGGCGCGGATGCCGTCGGAGATGCGCCCCAGGATCTGCGCCCTGACGTGGGGAAGCATGTCGCGCCATGACTTTGCCGATGCGGCCTCGCGCGCTGCTGAAACCGCCGCATCGACGTGCGCGGCGCTTGCCGTCGTGATGCGGCAGTTGATGCTGCCGTTGGCGGGGTTGACGGAGTCCAGCGCGTCGGTATCGCTGGTGATCCATTGGTCGCCGATGAGCATCGGCTGGAGGTCTGTTGTCTTTTCCGTGGACATGGTGGGTGTCTCTATCTCGTTGCAGGAAAGGGCTGGGGGAAGGAGCGTGGCTCCGGCTCAATTGATGACGGCGCCGGATTGCTTCACGATGTCCTGCCATTTGCGGAATTCGGCCTGCATGAAGGTGTCGAATTCGGCCGGCGTGCTGGAAACCACTTCGCCGCCCAGATCGACGAGCCTGGCCTTGAGATCGGGCTGGCCGACCACGGCGCGTATGTCGCCGGAGATGCGCTCCCGCAGTGCCGGCGTGAGCGAGGCAGGCGCCAGCACGCCGAACCAGGTGGCGGCCTCGAAGTTCTTGAGGCCCAGTTCGCCGAAGGTGGGGATGTCCGGGACCTTCTCGATCCGCTTGCCGTTGGCGAGTGCAATCGCCTTGAGCTTGCCCGAGGCAATGTGCGGCAGGACGACCGTCAGCGTGGCGAACATCGCATCGACCGAGCCGCCCATCAGATCGGTGATGGCGGGGGCATCGCCCTTGTAGGGCACATGCACCATCTGCGTCTTCATCGTGGCATTGAACATCTCGCCGGTGAGGTGCTGGGCGGTTCCGTTGCCCGGGGAGGCGAACGAGACCTTGTCCGCGTTCGATTGCACATACCGGGTGAATTCGTCCAGGTTCTTCACATTCAGGGTGGGCCGGACCACGAGCACCAGGGGCACCTTGGCGATCAGGGTCAGCGGCGCGAAGTCCTTGAGCGGGTCGTAGCTGAGCTTCTTGTACAGCAGGCCGCTGATGGTGTGCGCCGAGGTGGTCATGTAGAGCAGGTGGCCATCCCCCGCGCCGCGTGCCACCTGGGCCGCCGCCAGCGTGGTGCCCGCGCCGGGCTTGTTGTCCACCACGATGGCATGCCCCCAGCGGGCCGCCAGCTTGTCCACGACGGCCCGGGCCACGATGTCCGTGGCGCCGCCAGCGGCGTAGGGCACGACCAGCCGCACGGTGTCGGAAGGGAATTGGGGGGCCTGGGCCCACGCCAGGCCGGGGGCGAGCGCGGTCAGCAGCATGCCTCCCAATGCCTGCCTGCGATGGATCTTTGCCGGGGAGGGGTGGCCTGGTGTCGTCATTTCTGCGGGTCTCCTGTGTGCTGCGAGGTTGAACCATCCGTTGAATGCGGGAGCAAGTCGCCGCGGGCCGACGGGGTTCGTTGGCGGATTTTTATGAGAGTTCTTTTTGATAGAACTAAAGTTCTGTCTGAAAGAATAATTTGAGAAGGGCTTTGTGTCAAATGAAAAATCAAGGCATGGATCGGGTGGAAGTGAGGGCCGGCCAATGCGGGCGCTGCCGGCGTCAAGGCCGCGCACGGGCATGCCGGCGCGAGGCGCGCGCGGGCGCCTGAGGAGGGACTGCGTGATCTACGCTACGGATTCAAAGGCGGTAGAAGTTGGCAGCCGTGTCGCGATAGAGCCACCGCTTTTCGTCGGCGGACATGCCGGCCGTGATGCGCTTGAACGCGTTCCAGAGCACCTGGTAGCTGCAGGTGCCCTTGTCCACCGGAAAATTGCTCTCGAACATGCAGCGCTTCGGGCCGAAGATCTCGATGCAGGTGTGGATGTAGGGCTTCCAGGCCTGGGCGAGCTCGGCAGAGGTGGGCGGCTGTTTCCGCTCGTGGAACGGGAACCCGAACACGCTCATTCCCAGGCCGCCCAGCTTGATGAAGACATGGGGCAACCGGGCAATGTGTTGCAGTCGCGCCTTCCACTCGGCAAACACGGCGTCGCGATGGCCCGCGTAGGGTCCGACTCCCAGCGGCACACCGATGTGGTCGATGACGATGGGTGTCTCGGGAAAGGCCTTGGCGAGATCCGCCAGTTCGTCCAGCTGGGTGTGATAGGCCCAGGAGTCGAAGCTCAACCCGAAGCGCGCAAGCTGTGAGAAGCCTTCGCGGAAGCAGGGGTTGAGATAGACATGCAGTGGCGGTGCGTTCATCACTCCGTACTGGAACTTCTCGTGGGCGGCCGCATGGCAGCGGATGCCTCGGAACCGGCCGCCACCGGCCTCCATGTGCGCGGCCAGCACGTCCTCCACGCCCGCGCCGAGCGAGAGCTCCGCAAAACCGACGATGCCCGCGCAGACCTGCGTTCCGTCCTGCAGCGCGTTGGCCCGGCCTGCAATCTGCACCACGCGCTCGGTCTCGCCCACGGGCCTGAGGGGTTCCGGTCCGCTGTCGCGGTAGGCAAAGCCCACCTGGATGAACACGGTCGATTCGATGCGGTGGCCCGAGCTCACGTCGGCCAGCAGGTCCTCCGCCAGATAGCCGCCCCAGTTGTGGTCCGCCAGGTGGTGGTGCGGATCGATGATCGGAAGCGACGGCTCCAGCGCTTCCTCGGCATGCTGTGCGAGCCAGGCGGGCCGCACTTCGGCCCGGGGGATGATGGGGAGGGGGCTGTGATGGGTCATGGGGTGGCCGTGTGGAGTCGGATTCGGAAATTCAGATGCCCAGGAAAGCCTTCTGGACGAACACGTCGTTCAGCAGCTCCTGCCCCGAGCCCGAACGGATCACGAGGCCCTGCTCGAATACATAGGCATCATCGGACATCTTGAGCGCCAGGCGTGCGTTCTGCTCCACCAGGATGACGGAGATACCGGTCTCCTGGTTCAGGCGCCGGATGGCCTGCGCGATCTCGGAGACAATCTTGGGGGCAATGCCGAGTGACGGTTCATCGAGCATCAGGATCTGCGGGCTGGACATCATCGCGCGGCCGATGGCCACCATCTGCTGCTCACCGCCCGAGAGCGAGCCAGCCATCTGCTGGCATCGCTCCTTGACCCGGGGAAAGAGCTCATAGACGAGATCCAGCGATTGGCTGCGCCGGGCGGCGGAGCCCACGGTATGCGCGCCCACCATCAG encodes the following:
- a CDS encoding IclR family transcriptional regulator codes for the protein MSQAEITDLSEPPFGDGGGVAAVDRALVIAGVLARTATPMTLSELSQATGFYKSTLLRLLTSLERSNLVTRRTDRRYALGSLAFLFGRAFDASNGLRENLVPILQWLVEHGTESPSFHILHGADSRLCLFRQDSGHSTLDRVRVGDVLPLRRGAAGKVLQAYAFDTPSFTPQSQFVFTSFGERDPLCGAVAAPVFGPNNMLLGALSLSGPLERFSPAAVDRMSALLLTACERATEAMGGTWPRP
- a CDS encoding NAD(P)-dependent oxidoreductase, giving the protein MTQPTVGFIGVGVMGEPICRHIATKSGAPVIASDPNAEPLKRLAAHGVRAVGLDELTAQADIVFLSLPSGEVMKQVVMAPGGLAGRLSRGKTIVDLSTSSVDVTLEVARHLEEKGIHFADAPVMRTRAAAEAGTLAVPVGGSPEVFERIEPFIRAFASDVTHAGNVSAGQVVKILNNMVLYETVLALSEAAAIGRRAGVQPDVLFQAFSTGSADSFALRNHGMKAIAPQLFPEKAFPVSYARKDISYAVALGEQVNVDPTGARNLLDTLQKAIDAGHGDKYAPAISLLFESSPLPA
- a CDS encoding Bug family tripartite tricarboxylate transporter substrate binding protein, giving the protein MKSSIHEQETIAVKPFKHLILASVAAAACAAMGTASAQTPGYPGKPIRFVVGFSAGNSIDSVARIIAQHITSKTGQAVVVDNKTGANGMLAAAEVARAQPDGYTILISNSSTITVNPSLYKKMSYDVKRDFAPVSLVVSVPFILTVNPQNDPVGTAPNLKAMLDLAKARPGAYSYGSAGVGNLTQLSYELLNGMAGVKMTHVAYRGTAPAQVAVLAKEVDSTFDNPSSVPKIKAGQLRALAVTSAQRWHELPDVPTIAEAGYPGFDISFWVGALAPAQTPPAIVKTLSDLIATAAQDPEVKAKLAQQGNIRMLAPQQFETQIDSETRQYADIIRKANIALSE
- a CDS encoding 3-hydroxyacyl-CoA dehydrogenase NAD-binding domain-containing protein, with the translated sequence MSNAASSHTPFTRHGRVAVITWSNPPVNGISFALRQHVTAGLDAALADADIDAIVLTGDGRMFSGGADIREFNTPRSTAEPTTPQLIMRIENCAKPVVAAIHGSALGGGLELALGCHWRVALSDVSVALPEVKLGLLPGGGGTQRLPRLIGVPKALDWIVTGRTIPAPDAREAGVLDALFDTDLIGNAVAFASKLDNTTGLRATGKLPVRVPADAADLFGKAREHARKTARGMDAPLQCIACVEESTRSTLEEGLRFERSRFMELVNGTQSKAIRHLFFAEREAAKPPRDAQDATLRDVRRVGVIGAGTMGTGIAMAFANAGYPVTLVEVADANLQKGLSTIQRNYDATVNKGRLAAEVAQARIDRIHGTTDMRQLADMDLVIEAAFEDIAVKHGLFRQLDQIVRQGAILATNTSRLDINDIAAVTTRPQDVVGLHFFSPANVMKLLEIVRGSATAADVLATVLHVAKKIGKVPAVVGVCDGFVGNRMVSPYTREAHFLLEEGATPQQVDQALERFGLAMGPLRMGDMAGLDISWAARKRLAPTRPRHIRYCHIADRLCESGRLGQKTGAGFYRYEAGSRAPIPDPKVEEIINACAAESGITRRAITDEEIIERTMYALVNEAARILEDGVAQRGSDIDVIYVNGYSFPAVRGGPLFHADTVGLPRVLERIREFHRVHGELWTPAPLLERLVAEGRPISTYEVPAAMRTA
- a CDS encoding acetyl-CoA carboxylase biotin carboxyl carrier protein subunit translates to MPDPFISIEPYDIMTNALKSPLSGRIVALCAEPQSSVAPGDTLLIVESMKMEIPVEAEASGKVAKFLVEVGDDVTEGQALVELQ
- a CDS encoding acetyl-CoA carboxylase biotin carboxylase subunit codes for the protein MNTASPAHAATLRPLRRILVANRGAVAARVIRAAHRLGLEAVAIHSTADAGLPYLRDADAAICIGEGPATQSYLDQDAVLQAARDCGADAIHPGYGFLSENADFAERVEAAGLCFIGPSPRWIRELGHKTAARALMQQHGMPMTHSSDLLPADIDAVIATADAMGYPLMLKPANGGGGIGMLPVRGRAEVADALRQAQSTAAKAFGSAQLYFETLIESPRHVEFQFLADRYGNVRCLHERDCSVQRRNQKVVEEAPAPGIDRAEVEQMGQRLASILGGMGYDVIGTVEMLYTPSTGFTFLEVNTRLQVEHAVTEEVTGIDIVAAQIRLASGEHIDSVLPPRIAASGHAVEARIYAEDPVRFFPSPGTLAAFQAPEAPGIRVETGYCEGARVSSFYDPMIAKVISHGADRADAIRGLRSALETFHVSGVKTNIPFVLRILEDEEFVAARLHTQLGMRLAATRPQAMPTPQSAQATARA
- a CDS encoding acyl-CoA carboxylase subunit beta, which gives rise to MAWEKEIDELARRTELSQRMGGAEKLKRHRDAGKLPVRERIAALVDDGSFREVGGLAGTGSYDESGELTDFTPSNLIMGRARIEGRPAVVMGDDFTVRGGANDGAVGDKMIVAEQMAHDLRIPLVRLVDGTGGGGSVKNIELKGHTLLPRLKSWPYIARNLATVPVVGLGLGSVAGLGAARVSASHYSVMVKDTAQLFVAGPPVVARTGQTIDKNDLGGSQIHTRNGVVDDEAESEADAFARARRFLSYLPSSIFELPPRAEAGRHAAENQQALRNAIPENTRSVYKIRTIVETLVDAGSFMEIGRHWGKAIAAGLARIDGWPVVIVASDPYHYGGAWDRQTAEKYMHMVDLAEQFHLPVVNLVDVPGFRIGLDAEKEGVMRAGVRALTAIAQSTVPWCTIIIRKAFGVAGGGHQNADRFNFRYAWPSAQWGSLPIEGGLEVAYKAEIEASSDPEATRARIEKRVRGLTSPYRSAEAFVVEDIIDPAETRAALVEFAHIAAPLRQAGPARFGYRP